A genomic region of uncultured Paludibaculum sp. contains the following coding sequences:
- the flhA gene encoding flagellar biosynthesis protein FlhA: MANDSTSSPVLASSRSLFRNTEWTDMAVPVTVLAIVVALVTPLPSMLLDFLLVLDIMTSVIVLMVAMYIRRAVEFSIFPSALLLLTLSRLALNVSASRLILLNGNSGSSAAGHVIEAFGTFVVGGNYVIGTVIFLVLIAIQYVVINHGAVRISEVTARFTLDALPGKQMSIDADMNAGLITEQEARVRRKQLSAEAEFYGAMDGASRFTQRDAVASILITGINIIAGFLIGVFQHGMDLKRALETYTILTIGEGLVSVIPALMISISGGLIVTRSSSDQRLGAEVQQQMFSNPQPLLLSSGVLAVLGLFPGLPTVPFLAMSAGIGYAGWRIRQKTDASAAMVAPVKKEAAQVNVEALLKVEPLALDVGLGLVQLVEGGNDSPLLLRITALRRQLAGQSGYLLPPLKVSDNLSLRSREYRVMLRGAEIARYELLAGHSLAIPGVNAQPLKDGKPTRDPAFGQTAFWIAAGLSDQARASGYTVVDAVSIIGAHLAELIRKYACELFSRQDAKNYCDRVAQDHPKVVEDLVPKLLSLSVIQKVLQNLLRERVPIRDSVLILEAMSEAAVNTKNPILLTEFVRQAIRRVMVEPYLNHDRALEVFLLAPETENLIEKAIDHHETTSSLALAPTRIREVVEEVRRRVGSGDNSAVLLTSTSVRYFVRQILEQYMPGVAVLSHGEIPAEVRIHVSGLPGTSGQLEAKAGA, translated from the coding sequence ATGGCCAACGACTCTACTAGTTCGCCGGTGCTGGCGTCGTCCCGCTCCCTGTTCCGCAATACAGAGTGGACGGACATGGCCGTGCCCGTCACGGTGCTTGCCATCGTGGTGGCGCTGGTCACTCCGCTGCCGTCCATGTTGCTGGACTTCCTGCTGGTGCTGGACATCATGACCTCGGTCATCGTGCTGATGGTTGCGATGTACATTCGCAGGGCGGTGGAGTTCAGTATCTTCCCCAGCGCGCTCCTGTTGCTGACGCTTTCCCGATTGGCTTTGAACGTCTCGGCCTCGCGCCTGATTCTGCTGAACGGCAATTCGGGTTCTTCGGCGGCCGGCCATGTGATTGAAGCCTTTGGCACATTCGTCGTGGGCGGCAACTATGTGATTGGCACGGTGATCTTCCTGGTGCTGATCGCTATTCAATACGTTGTGATCAACCATGGCGCGGTGCGTATATCGGAAGTCACGGCCCGATTCACGTTGGATGCCCTGCCGGGCAAACAGATGTCGATCGACGCCGACATGAACGCCGGGCTGATCACGGAGCAGGAAGCTCGGGTTCGCCGCAAGCAGTTGTCGGCCGAAGCGGAGTTTTACGGTGCCATGGACGGCGCGTCGCGGTTCACGCAGCGCGACGCCGTGGCCAGCATCCTTATTACGGGCATCAATATCATTGCGGGCTTCCTCATCGGCGTCTTCCAGCACGGCATGGACCTGAAACGGGCGCTGGAGACCTATACGATCCTGACGATCGGCGAAGGTTTGGTGTCGGTGATCCCGGCGCTGATGATCTCAATTTCGGGCGGTCTGATCGTCACCCGTTCCAGTTCGGATCAACGGCTGGGCGCCGAGGTGCAGCAGCAGATGTTCTCGAACCCGCAGCCCTTACTGCTGTCGAGCGGCGTGCTGGCGGTGCTGGGGCTGTTCCCAGGCCTGCCGACGGTGCCGTTTCTGGCGATGAGTGCAGGAATTGGATACGCAGGCTGGCGGATCCGTCAAAAAACTGACGCTTCCGCGGCGATGGTGGCTCCGGTGAAGAAGGAAGCGGCGCAGGTGAACGTTGAGGCCCTGCTGAAGGTGGAGCCGCTGGCCCTGGACGTCGGCCTCGGACTGGTTCAGTTGGTGGAAGGCGGCAACGATTCTCCGCTGCTGCTGAGGATCACGGCGCTGCGGCGCCAACTCGCCGGGCAGAGCGGCTATCTGCTGCCACCTCTGAAGGTTAGCGACAATCTGTCGCTGCGGTCGAGGGAATACAGGGTGATGCTGCGCGGTGCGGAAATCGCTCGTTATGAACTACTTGCGGGGCATTCGCTGGCGATTCCAGGCGTCAACGCCCAACCGCTGAAGGACGGCAAGCCCACACGCGATCCGGCGTTCGGGCAGACCGCATTCTGGATTGCAGCCGGTTTGTCCGACCAGGCGCGGGCCTCGGGCTATACGGTAGTGGACGCAGTGAGCATCATCGGCGCGCACCTGGCGGAGTTGATCAGGAAGTATGCCTGCGAGCTCTTCAGCCGGCAGGACGCCAAGAACTACTGCGACCGCGTGGCGCAGGACCATCCCAAGGTTGTGGAGGATTTGGTCCCCAAACTGCTATCACTTTCAGTGATCCAGAAAGTTCTGCAGAATCTGTTGCGCGAGCGGGTGCCCATTCGCGACTCGGTTCTCATTTTGGAAGCCATGAGCGAAGCCGCGGTGAACACCAAGAATCCGATCCTCTTAACCGAGTTTGTACGGCAGGCGATCCGGCGCGTGATGGTGGAGCCGTATCTGAACCATGACCGGGCCCTGGAGGTCTTCCTGCTGGCACCGGAGACCGAGAATCTGATTGAAAAGGCGATCGACCACCACGAGACGACCAGCAGCCTGGCACTGGCGCCGACGCGCATCAGGGAAGTCGTGGAAGAGGTGAGACGGCGTGTGGGCTCTGGCGACAACAGCGCGGTGTTGTTGACTTCGACGAGTGTACGGTACTTTGTCCGGCAGATTTTGGAACAGTACATGCCGGGCGTCGCGGTGCTGTCGCACGGCGAGATTCCAGCGGAGGTGAGAATTCATGTCAGCGGTCTTCCCGGGACGTCGGGCCAGCTTGAAGCAAAGGCAGGAGCGTGA
- a CDS encoding sigma-54 dependent transcriptional regulator — MTGKTYCVIDELAHATDDMLRMVQPGDTIQRFQRLEDAVNTAVREDGSQFLIHWPYLDWTESCLRGQLLNLARSIQISIYDPHHLISEHDQWQAVNINIVGRGGQQPASPASAAGSPPNWRRWLIGESETMRKIVEMIRIVADRRTTVLLLGETGTGKEAAARAIHEASGRRDQELVPVNCAAIPESLIEAELFGHAKGAYTGAIGARAGYFERAHHGTLLLDEIGEMPLALQGKLLRVLQEREIQRVGGGETVPVDCRVIAASNVDLAEEARLKRFRSDLFYRLSVVVLRLPALRERREDIPVLVDHFIERVCKAEKLPRCRVTPDALRRLADCDWPGNVRQLEHAVESAVVMSDGRTVLTAYDFPIDVPVNEAVPVQSGTGAFPVLPEAGLDMEETVRRLEMHLLSEALGRANGNKARAADLLGLKRTTLLYKARSLGFAIA; from the coding sequence ATGACTGGGAAGACGTATTGCGTGATCGACGAACTCGCCCACGCCACCGATGACATGTTGCGCATGGTACAACCTGGAGACACGATCCAGCGGTTCCAGCGACTGGAAGACGCCGTCAACACCGCGGTTCGTGAGGACGGTTCGCAGTTCCTGATCCATTGGCCGTACCTCGACTGGACGGAGAGCTGTCTGCGGGGGCAGTTGCTCAACCTGGCGCGCTCCATCCAGATCTCCATATACGATCCTCACCACCTGATTTCGGAACACGACCAATGGCAGGCAGTGAACATCAATATCGTGGGCCGCGGCGGGCAGCAACCGGCCTCGCCGGCATCGGCCGCGGGTTCGCCGCCCAACTGGCGCCGCTGGCTGATTGGCGAAAGCGAAACCATGCGGAAGATCGTCGAAATGATCCGCATTGTCGCCGACCGGCGCACGACGGTGCTGTTGCTGGGTGAAACCGGCACGGGCAAAGAAGCGGCGGCGCGGGCGATTCACGAGGCCAGCGGACGGCGGGACCAGGAGTTGGTTCCGGTGAACTGCGCGGCGATTCCCGAGTCACTAATTGAAGCGGAACTGTTTGGCCACGCGAAGGGCGCCTACACGGGTGCGATCGGCGCGCGGGCCGGCTATTTCGAGCGGGCCCACCACGGGACGCTGCTGCTGGACGAGATCGGCGAGATGCCATTGGCGCTACAGGGCAAACTGCTGCGGGTGCTGCAGGAGCGCGAGATTCAGCGCGTCGGGGGCGGGGAGACGGTCCCGGTGGACTGCCGTGTCATCGCCGCGTCGAATGTGGATCTGGCGGAAGAGGCTCGGCTGAAGCGGTTCCGCTCCGACCTTTTCTACCGGTTGAGCGTTGTGGTGCTGCGCCTGCCTGCGCTGCGCGAGCGCCGCGAAGACATCCCGGTGCTGGTGGATCATTTCATTGAGCGGGTCTGCAAGGCCGAAAAGCTGCCGCGCTGCCGGGTTACGCCCGACGCCCTGCGGCGGCTGGCCGATTGCGACTGGCCTGGCAATGTACGGCAACTGGAGCATGCCGTGGAGTCGGCCGTGGTGATGTCCGATGGCCGGACCGTGCTGACCGCCTATGACTTCCCCATCGACGTGCCGGTGAATGAGGCCGTGCCCGTGCAGAGTGGAACTGGAGCTTTCCCCGTTCTCCCCGAAGCGGGGTTGGACATGGAAGAGACCGTACGGCGTTTGGAGATGCACTTGCTCTCAGAAGCACTGGGACGCGCGAACGGGAACAAGGCCCGGGCCGCCGATCTTCTTGGTCTGAAACGGACCACTTTGCTCTACAAGGCCCGCAGCCTGGGCTTCGCTATCGCCTGA
- the fliS gene encoding flagellar export chaperone FliS, translated as MRNSFGNDSEYLESRVLSATPAGLIEILYEKALEHLTKAQVQLHSGEILERGLSISRTQAIINELVNCLDRKQGGEIAQNLLRLYDYSNVRLTEAHRLGSEAILKEVAGILQNMLDGWREANRLTESSRIGEPFTADHVMVQPEASPALRSWTA; from the coding sequence GTGCGAAATTCCTTCGGAAACGACAGCGAATACCTCGAGAGCAGAGTGCTCTCGGCTACTCCAGCAGGCCTTATCGAGATCCTGTACGAGAAGGCGCTGGAGCATCTGACCAAGGCCCAGGTCCAACTTCACAGCGGTGAAATCTTGGAGCGGGGTCTTTCTATCTCCAGAACGCAGGCGATCATCAATGAACTGGTCAACTGTCTCGACCGCAAGCAGGGGGGCGAGATCGCTCAGAATCTGCTGCGGCTGTACGACTACTCCAACGTCAGGCTGACGGAAGCCCATCGATTGGGTAGCGAGGCAATCCTGAAGGAGGTAGCAGGAATCCTTCAGAACATGCTGGACGGCTGGCGAGAGGCGAACCGGCTCACCGAGAGCAGCCGTATTGGTGAACCGTTCACGGCTGATCATGTGATGGTGCAACCGGAAGCGTCTCCGGCCCTCCGCTCTTGGACTGCGTAA
- a CDS encoding flagellar basal body P-ring protein FlgI → MRRGLLSLGVCLLVVFAHPTMAGTRIKDFASIEGIRDNQLIGYGVVVGLNQTGDRRQTVFSTQALTNLLQKMGMQVNPASIRVNNTASVMVTATLPAFAQPGTKLDLTVAAIGDAANLQGGLLLLTNLRSADGQPYAVGQGPVVTGGFVAGGGGTKQTTNHPTVGRVPNGATVEKTPPSVEPTTEVKLQLHRGDFSSANRVTEAINKKFSSEGAPVAVPENSALVRVKIPAQYLANPVSFIAQLESLQVETDAVSKVIINERTGTIIMGKQVKVSPVAIMHGNLSIQIETTMEVSQPAPLSQGTTQVVPQIGVGVKEEKARNLILKDGATVEELVKSLSSIGSTARDIISILQSLQAAGALEAEIEVI, encoded by the coding sequence ATGCGTAGAGGGCTTCTGAGCCTCGGGGTCTGTCTGCTAGTGGTGTTTGCGCACCCCACGATGGCGGGCACGCGGATTAAAGACTTCGCATCCATCGAAGGCATTCGCGACAACCAGTTGATCGGCTATGGGGTTGTCGTCGGGTTGAACCAGACCGGTGACCGCCGGCAAACAGTCTTCTCCACACAAGCATTGACCAACCTGCTGCAAAAGATGGGCATGCAGGTGAATCCCGCCTCCATCCGCGTGAACAACACTGCATCTGTAATGGTAACGGCCACGCTTCCGGCATTTGCCCAACCGGGCACGAAGCTGGATCTGACGGTGGCCGCCATTGGCGATGCGGCGAACCTGCAAGGCGGATTGCTTCTCCTTACTAATCTGCGCAGCGCTGATGGGCAGCCGTACGCGGTAGGTCAAGGTCCCGTGGTCACGGGCGGTTTCGTGGCCGGTGGCGGCGGCACAAAACAGACTACGAATCATCCGACGGTGGGCCGCGTCCCGAATGGGGCCACCGTGGAGAAGACTCCGCCGTCGGTGGAACCGACGACCGAGGTCAAGCTGCAACTGCACCGCGGCGACTTCTCCAGCGCGAATCGTGTCACCGAAGCAATCAACAAGAAGTTCTCCAGTGAGGGAGCACCGGTGGCCGTACCCGAGAACTCCGCTCTGGTTCGCGTGAAGATTCCAGCGCAGTACCTGGCCAATCCCGTCAGCTTCATCGCCCAGTTGGAATCGCTTCAGGTGGAAACCGATGCGGTCTCCAAGGTGATCATCAACGAGCGGACGGGCACGATCATCATGGGCAAGCAGGTGAAGGTGAGCCCGGTGGCGATCATGCATGGCAATCTTTCCATCCAGATCGAAACCACGATGGAAGTGAGCCAGCCGGCTCCTCTATCGCAGGGGACGACGCAGGTGGTGCCTCAGATCGGCGTGGGCGTCAAGGAAGAGAAGGCCCGGAATCTGATACTGAAGGACGGCGCGACGGTGGAGGAGTTGGTGAAGTCGTTGTCGTCCATCGGGTCGACGGCGCGTGACATTATCTCGATCCTGCAGAGTTTGCAGGCAGCTGGCGCTTTAGAAGCGGAGATTGAGGTCATTTAA
- a CDS encoding flagellar basal body L-ring protein FlgH, with the protein MKTAIVWGLAMVLFAAGAPAKDKKKAAQQVPSEIDKYRDEVQRSQKAMETQPGSLWTPTARLLDAGADLRASHAGDIVTVLVQEDASAVAKGTTKTSRSSSVKAGVTSVAGISTPALAGLAQAGTDHSLNGDGTTSRENSLRATLTARVSEVLPNGNMIIEGSKSITVNSETQVVTLRGVARPFDISTGNIIQSDHLGLLEIKVNGKGVVNDVIRRPNFIYRLLLGILPF; encoded by the coding sequence ATGAAGACGGCGATTGTGTGGGGCTTGGCGATGGTTCTGTTCGCGGCCGGGGCGCCCGCCAAGGACAAAAAGAAGGCGGCGCAGCAGGTGCCCTCCGAGATTGACAAGTATCGTGATGAGGTCCAGCGTTCTCAGAAGGCGATGGAGACGCAGCCGGGTTCCCTGTGGACGCCAACGGCCCGTCTGCTGGACGCAGGGGCGGACTTGCGTGCCTCGCATGCCGGAGACATTGTGACCGTTCTCGTACAGGAAGACGCCAGCGCGGTGGCGAAGGGCACGACCAAGACCTCTCGCAGTTCGTCGGTGAAGGCAGGCGTGACGTCGGTGGCCGGAATCAGCACGCCGGCGCTGGCCGGGCTGGCGCAGGCCGGGACCGATCACAGTCTGAACGGCGATGGCACCACCAGCCGGGAGAACTCGCTGCGGGCCACGTTGACGGCGCGTGTGAGCGAGGTGCTGCCGAACGGCAACATGATCATCGAAGGGTCGAAATCGATCACGGTCAACTCGGAGACGCAGGTGGTGACGCTGCGCGGAGTGGCCCGCCCGTTTGACATAAGCACGGGTAATATCATCCAGTCGGACCACCTCGGATTATTAGAAATAAAAGTTAATGGAAAGGGCGTCGTGAACGACGTGATTCGCCGCCCCAACTTCATCTACAGACTGCTTTTGGGCATCCTGCCTTTTTGA
- the flgA gene encoding flagellar basal body P-ring formation chaperone FlgA has product MILALLLSALAASPGACVAVDADRIQMRHLRGLLQADVDIADEVVFGSAPQPGVRRTVVAGELVRWAKAHGAVDPQAKDGCFEWTTRQLTEAELTEAMQAGLEPGIEMKLVEFSRFPVPVGKVSFERSALREPSPLLESHPVIWYGYVQYLPNRRFKIWGKVILSVLSTKVTAVSTLKAGEPIQADQINQEQVRRFPYSRQKALTTEDFIGRVARRGIRAGTVLSDTDVVADMDVKKGDVVVLEAKFGHGLLKTQAVAEAPARIGERVLLRNAESGKVMRATLVSAGRAVVIPGLMPVATKGPNR; this is encoded by the coding sequence ATGATCCTTGCCCTGTTACTCAGCGCCCTGGCGGCGTCTCCGGGCGCCTGTGTCGCCGTCGATGCGGACCGCATCCAGATGCGGCATCTCAGGGGTCTCCTGCAGGCCGATGTGGATATCGCGGACGAGGTGGTCTTCGGCAGCGCGCCGCAGCCGGGTGTCCGGCGAACGGTGGTCGCGGGAGAATTGGTGCGTTGGGCGAAGGCGCACGGGGCGGTTGATCCGCAGGCGAAAGACGGCTGCTTTGAATGGACGACGCGCCAACTCACGGAAGCCGAGTTGACGGAAGCGATGCAGGCGGGCCTGGAGCCGGGCATTGAGATGAAGCTGGTCGAGTTCAGCCGCTTTCCCGTGCCGGTTGGTAAGGTTTCCTTCGAAAGAAGTGCGCTACGCGAGCCGAGTCCGCTGCTGGAGAGCCATCCGGTGATCTGGTATGGCTACGTCCAGTATCTGCCGAACAGGCGATTCAAGATCTGGGGCAAGGTGATTCTCTCGGTGCTCTCCACGAAGGTCACGGCTGTCTCCACGCTGAAAGCCGGCGAACCCATTCAGGCCGACCAGATCAACCAGGAGCAGGTCAGGCGTTTTCCTTACTCGCGCCAGAAAGCATTGACAACAGAGGACTTTATCGGCCGCGTAGCGCGACGAGGCATCCGCGCGGGCACCGTCCTCAGCGATACGGATGTCGTGGCCGACATGGACGTGAAGAAGGGCGACGTGGTGGTGCTGGAAGCGAAGTTCGGGCATGGGCTGTTGAAGACGCAGGCAGTGGCGGAGGCTCCGGCCCGCATCGGCGAACGGGTGCTGCTGCGGAATGCGGAAAGCGGAAAAGTCATGCGCGCGACGCTGGTGTCGGCTGGACGAGCGGTGGTGATCCCTGGCCTGATGCCAGTGGCGACGAAAGGACCTAATCGATGA
- the flgG gene encoding flagellar basal-body rod protein FlgG has translation MIRALFSAASGMTAQQLNVDNIAHNLANANTAGYKARRAQFQDLLYQNMIQPGASAGQQTSIPTGLQLGLGTRASSNEILFTQGNFSATENPMDVVIQGRGFFQVRQANGELAYTRAGSFHTDRDGNLVTSDGDPIEPQITIPSDAQSITIAADGTVSYKQPNQTAAQIAGQLQLALFANPAGLDGIGKNLYTPTDSSGDPQVGQPGGQEGIGSLLQGYTEQSNVSVVEEFINLIVSQRAYEANSKVVKAADEMYQQVNNLSGR, from the coding sequence ATGATCCGAGCACTTTTCAGCGCTGCGAGCGGCATGACCGCGCAACAGCTCAATGTGGACAACATCGCGCACAATCTGGCGAACGCCAATACGGCGGGCTACAAGGCTCGTCGCGCTCAGTTTCAGGACCTCCTCTATCAGAATATGATTCAGCCGGGCGCCTCGGCCGGGCAGCAGACCTCCATCCCGACCGGTCTCCAACTGGGCTTGGGTACGCGCGCGTCGTCCAATGAGATTCTGTTCACGCAGGGGAACTTCTCGGCGACCGAGAACCCCATGGACGTCGTGATTCAAGGCCGCGGTTTCTTCCAGGTGCGGCAGGCCAACGGTGAATTGGCGTATACGCGCGCGGGTTCGTTCCACACGGATCGGGACGGCAATCTGGTGACGTCGGATGGCGATCCGATCGAGCCGCAGATCACCATTCCGTCGGACGCGCAGTCGATCACCATCGCGGCGGACGGCACGGTCAGTTACAAGCAGCCGAACCAGACGGCGGCGCAGATCGCCGGGCAACTACAGTTGGCGTTATTCGCGAATCCGGCGGGACTGGACGGGATTGGCAAGAACCTCTACACGCCGACGGACTCGTCGGGTGACCCGCAGGTGGGCCAACCGGGTGGTCAGGAAGGCATCGGGTCGTTGTTGCAGGGCTACACTGAGCAGTCGAACGTGAGCGTGGTGGAGGAGTTTATCAATCTGATTGTGAGCCAGAGAGCGTACGAAGCCAATTCGAAGGTGGTGAAGGCCGCCGACGAGATGTACCAGCAAGTCAATAATCTCTCAGGCCGATGA
- a CDS encoding flagellar hook basal-body protein, which translates to MFGIRLAMLSTVMDKMSIVAASGLRSRLEALDVLANNLANSATSGYKADNELYGTYAGEAAEAMQGGMTSSLPDIRSRWTNFQQGTLELTGNPQDVAISGEGFFTVKSPTGLMYTRDGHMKVAKDGSLTNSDGYPMVDASGKTITLAGAQAFEISNDGQVRQGGQPVGQLTVVQFPKPEALEKTGYSYFKANEASGKPTPATDADVHQGKIEASNVAPAESAVRLVSLMRQAEFLQRAITMGADMGKRAIEEVGRVGS; encoded by the coding sequence GTGTTTGGCATCCGCCTTGCAATGCTCTCCACTGTCATGGACAAGATGTCAATCGTAGCGGCCAGTGGTCTGCGCAGCCGGTTGGAGGCGCTGGATGTTCTGGCCAACAACCTGGCGAACTCGGCCACCAGCGGCTACAAGGCGGACAACGAGCTCTATGGCACCTATGCGGGCGAAGCCGCCGAGGCGATGCAGGGCGGCATGACGTCGTCGTTGCCGGACATCCGGAGCCGTTGGACCAACTTCCAGCAAGGTACGTTGGAACTGACGGGCAATCCGCAGGATGTCGCCATCTCGGGCGAGGGCTTCTTCACCGTGAAATCGCCCACCGGATTGATGTACACGCGGGATGGTCACATGAAAGTCGCGAAAGACGGCTCGTTGACCAACTCGGACGGCTATCCAATGGTGGATGCGTCGGGCAAGACCATCACTCTGGCCGGCGCGCAGGCATTTGAGATCAGCAACGACGGTCAGGTGCGGCAAGGTGGCCAACCTGTGGGGCAACTGACCGTCGTCCAGTTCCCTAAGCCCGAGGCGTTGGAGAAGACTGGCTATTCCTATTTCAAAGCCAACGAAGCCAGCGGGAAACCCACGCCGGCAACGGATGCGGATGTGCACCAGGGCAAGATTGAGGCTTCCAACGTGGCTCCGGCGGAGTCGGCTGTGCGGCTGGTGTCGCTGATGCGGCAGGCGGAGTTTCTACAGCGGGCCATCACGATGGGCGCGGATATGGGCAAGCGGGCGATCGAAGAGGTCGGCCGTGTGGGGAGCTAG
- a CDS encoding flagellar hook capping FlgD N-terminal domain-containing protein: MQVSNTYASQLGADSTSTTSNSTSGTSDLANKDVFLQLLVAQIKNQNPLEPQDSSAFMGQLAQFSQLEQLTQINDQLTQLNATASASTTDTTNSDSTTSGN; the protein is encoded by the coding sequence ATGCAGGTTTCTAACACCTACGCATCTCAACTGGGCGCCGATAGCACGTCCACCACATCAAATTCGACGTCGGGCACCAGCGACCTGGCGAACAAAGACGTATTTCTGCAACTGCTGGTGGCGCAGATCAAGAACCAGAATCCGCTGGAGCCGCAGGACAGCTCGGCCTTCATGGGCCAGCTCGCGCAGTTCAGTCAGCTGGAGCAGTTGACCCAGATCAACGACCAGCTCACCCAGCTCAACGCCACTGCCTCGGCGTCGACCACCGACACCACCAACAGCGACTCGACAACTTCGGGAAATTGA
- a CDS encoding flagellar hook protein FlgE: protein MLNMFNTALTALNANSTAIDVTGHNLANLNTSGYKAGTVSFEELVTQDLSVDSSDINGNGIGAPVLSRQFTNGTVQVTGGLLDAAISGNGFFTVQGSDGNTYYTRAGNFKLDDSGNLVTATGENVQGWMATNGVASPGGVPTNISIPPGSANAPVPSTFFGMNMNLNALGTVDGTNGTFTAPVEVVDSLGTKHTLTATFTKTDTNAWKYDISIDGGDVDGGTAGTPSSLATGTLTFDTNGKLTAPAADAGSVEISLPAFANGAGEQTVNWQLYDSAGASQVTQYGEASAVNSNSGDGSTAAQLTQVVMGDGGKVMAKYSNGTQKLVAVVALASIQNPDSLVAVGNNNYSTTPASGPVSYGEAGTGTRGGITANALESSNVDMARELTNIIIYQRSYQANARVITAGDEISQEILSLKR, encoded by the coding sequence ATGCTCAACATGTTCAACACCGCGCTTACCGCGCTCAATGCCAACAGCACGGCCATCGACGTCACCGGCCACAACCTGGCGAACCTCAACACCAGCGGCTATAAGGCCGGCACCGTGTCGTTCGAGGAGCTGGTCACCCAGGACCTGAGCGTGGACTCCAGCGACATCAACGGCAATGGAATCGGCGCCCCTGTCCTGTCGCGCCAGTTCACCAATGGCACGGTACAGGTGACCGGCGGGCTGCTCGACGCCGCCATCTCCGGCAACGGCTTCTTCACGGTGCAGGGCTCCGACGGCAACACCTACTACACCCGCGCCGGCAACTTCAAGCTCGACGACTCGGGCAATCTGGTGACGGCCACCGGCGAGAACGTCCAGGGCTGGATGGCGACCAACGGCGTAGCGTCACCCGGTGGCGTGCCCACAAACATCAGCATCCCCCCCGGGTCAGCCAACGCTCCGGTACCGTCCACGTTCTTCGGCATGAACATGAATCTGAATGCGCTGGGTACGGTGGATGGCACCAATGGAACTTTCACCGCGCCTGTCGAGGTGGTGGACTCGCTCGGCACGAAGCACACGTTGACGGCCACGTTCACCAAGACCGATACGAATGCCTGGAAGTACGACATTAGCATCGACGGTGGTGATGTGGACGGCGGCACCGCCGGCACCCCCAGTTCCCTGGCCACCGGCACCCTGACGTTCGACACGAACGGCAAGCTGACCGCGCCGGCCGCCGACGCCGGCTCAGTGGAAATTTCGCTGCCCGCATTCGCCAACGGAGCGGGCGAGCAGACCGTCAACTGGCAGCTCTATGACTCCGCGGGCGCCAGCCAGGTGACGCAGTACGGCGAGGCATCGGCCGTGAACTCCAACTCCGGTGACGGCTCCACAGCCGCCCAATTGACCCAGGTTGTGATGGGCGATGGCGGCAAGGTGATGGCGAAATACTCCAACGGCACACAAAAGCTCGTTGCCGTCGTGGCGCTCGCCAGCATCCAGAACCCTGATTCCCTGGTGGCCGTCGGCAACAACAACTACTCCACGACACCGGCCTCCGGCCCGGTCAGCTACGGCGAAGCCGGAACGGGCACACGCGGTGGCATCACGGCCAACGCTCTCGAAAGCTCCAACGTAGACATGGCCCGCGAACTCACCAACATCATCATCTATCAACGCAGCTATCAGGCCAACGCCCGCGTCATCACCGCCGGCGACGAGATCAGCCAGGAAATCCTCAGCCTCAAGAGGTAG
- a CDS encoding FliM/FliN family flagellar motor C-terminal domain-containing protein, translated as MAARDSEKQQPAPLMHSLTIEMEATAPHRDMSLREIAALRPGSVLRLAGGPRNSVELYSGGRRLASAELAQSGGKFAVRIVNNSTTRGKR; from the coding sequence ATGGCAGCCAGGGATTCCGAGAAGCAACAGCCGGCTCCTCTCATGCATTCACTGACCATCGAAATGGAGGCCACCGCGCCTCACCGCGATATGTCGTTGCGCGAGATCGCAGCTCTTCGTCCCGGCTCCGTGCTCCGCCTTGCCGGCGGCCCTCGCAACTCAGTCGAACTGTACTCCGGAGGCCGCCGGCTGGCCTCCGCCGAACTCGCTCAAAGCGGCGGGAAGTTTGCCGTCCGTATCGTCAACAACTCCACTACCCGGGGCAAACGATAA
- a CDS encoding flagellar biosynthetic protein FliO produces MDLAVRLFLAVLVIAALYLTLRLLRGRGAISMPDLSLGASKRRRMEVVERLMISPQQGVCIVRIDDQQYLLSFSPGSSTLQPYTGQPREQR; encoded by the coding sequence ATGGACCTAGCCGTCCGCCTCTTTCTCGCCGTACTCGTCATCGCCGCGCTCTATCTTACCTTGAGGCTCCTGCGCGGCCGCGGCGCCATCTCCATGCCGGACCTCTCCCTCGGCGCCTCCAAACGCCGCCGCATGGAAGTAGTCGAGCGTCTGATGATCTCACCCCAACAGGGCGTCTGCATTGTGCGCATAGACGACCAGCAGTACCTCCTCTCCTTCAGCCCGGGGTCGAGCACACTGCAGCCCTACACAGGCCAACCGCGGGAGCAACGCTAA